A window of Vigna unguiculata cultivar IT97K-499-35 chromosome 4, ASM411807v1, whole genome shotgun sequence contains these coding sequences:
- the LOC114182043 gene encoding uncharacterized protein LOC114182043, which translates to MTGCHFLQLNSNVLTSALTHFRVFGCKEWKWINSKDGEEVDSTVSSNLRSFGVVYCDLNDDIFSAGFTQLTTVTSLNLSGTNITFLSECIKEFQHLDDLDVSDCKYLQEIRGIPPKLRKFRAKDCRSLTSSSSSMLLNQQPEYAELVKPMVLINGLLRGSYDYSYYLERQKGIVELDHVYLFDLRVLPFQDDLMEMPLEEEWKHVEVTYQDYIHTEIFVYDVFLSFRGEDTRYGFTGNLYKALCDKGIHTFIDDDKLERGEKITPALMKAIQESMIAITVLSHNYASSSFCLDELAAILDCKNKGLLVIPLFYKVDPSYVRHQKGSYGEALTKQQKWFNMWRLPMRVCLRPQ; encoded by the exons ATGACAGGATGTCATTTTCTTCAGTTAAATAGCAATGTCTTGACGTCTGCATTGACCCATTTTAGAGTTTTTGGATGCAAGGAGTGGAAATGGATAAATTCAAAAGATGGCGAAGAAGTGGACTCAACGGTATCATCAAATCTACGTTCGTTTGGGGTTGTGTATTGTGACCTGAATGATGATATTTTTTCAGCAGGTTTCACGCAGTTGACCACAGTTACGTCTTTAAACCTATCGGGAACTAATATCACATTCCTTTCTGAGTGCATCAAAGAATTTCAGCACCTGGATGATCTTGATGTGAGTGATTGCAAGTATCTACAGGAAATTAGAGGGATTCCACCAAAGTTGAGAAAGTTCAGGGCGAAAGACTGTAGATCATTGACTTCCTCGAGTTCAAGCATGTTGTTAAATCAG CAGCCTGAATATGCAGAATTAGTTAAACCAATGGTGTTAATCAACGGCCTACTTCGAGGCTCTTAtgattatagttattatttggAGAGACAAAAGGGGATTGTGGAATTGGATCATGTGTACCTCTTTGATCTACGAGTGTTACCTTTCCAAGATGATCTGATGGAAATGCCTTTAGAAGAAGAGTGGAAGCATGTAGAGGTTACGTATCAAG ATTACATTCACACCGAAATATTCGTCTATGATGTGTTCCTCAGCTTTAGAGGGGAAGACACGCGTTATGGTTTCACTGGCAATCTTTACAAAGCTCTTTGTGACAAGGGAATTCACACTTTCATTGATGATGACAAGCTTGAGAGAGGAGAGAAAATAACACCAGCACTTATGAAGGCAATTCAAGAGTCTATGATTGCCATCACTGTGCTCTCTCACAACTATGCTTCTTCCTCCTTCTGCTTAGATGAACTTGCAGCCATCCTTGACTGCAAGAATAAAGGGCTACTTGTTATACCCCTATTTTATAAGGTGGACCCTTCATATGTGAGACACCAGAAAGGGAGTTATGGAGAAGCATTGACAAAGCAACAGAAATGGTTCAACATGTGGAGGTTACCTATGAGGGTGTGTTTGAGACCTCAGTGA